The window CATATGTTCAGCGTGTTCAAGGAATCGCTGCGTGGCCAGGCAGGCCAGCTGAGCTCCTTCCAGGCCCTGATGCTGAGCCTGGCCGGCCGCGTGGGCGCCGGCAACATCGCCGGTGTCGGTATCGCAGTGACCCTGGGCGGCCCAGGTGCCGTGTTCTGGATGTGGGTCACCGCACTGGTGGGCATGTCCAGCAGCTTCTTCGAATGCACCCTGGCCCAGGTGTACAAGCGCGCTGATGGCGACGGCCTGTACCGTGGCGGCCCGGCCT is drawn from Desulfopila inferna and contains these coding sequences:
- a CDS encoding alanine:cation symporter family protein, with the protein product HMFSVFKESLRGQAGQLSSFQALMLSLAGRVGAGNIAGVGIAVTLGGPGAVFWMWVTALVGMSSSFFECTLAQVYKRADGDGLYRGGPAYYIQHGLKRKSMAIVFSILLLVTYGFAFIGLQSYTVTHSLQNAFAFDPSHTGIVLA